A window of Natrinema versiforme contains these coding sequences:
- a CDS encoding universal stress protein, with the protein MYRILVPIGENEQRAQTAADIVTELPGPAAEKEVVLLNVFEGFEVSGEGRSISSEDLYDKSAFPSSVTAVEDHLEAAGMSVTKRREHGDPADQILATATEIDVETIVMSGRKRSPTGKALFGSVTQSVLLGADRPVTVTMREG; encoded by the coding sequence ATGTATCGAATACTCGTTCCGATCGGCGAAAACGAACAGCGGGCCCAGACGGCGGCGGACATCGTCACCGAACTTCCCGGACCGGCCGCCGAAAAGGAAGTCGTCCTGCTGAACGTCTTCGAAGGGTTCGAAGTCTCCGGAGAAGGCAGATCGATCAGCTCCGAAGACCTCTACGACAAGAGCGCGTTCCCGTCGAGCGTCACGGCCGTCGAGGATCACCTCGAGGCGGCGGGAATGTCGGTTACGAAGCGCCGAGAACACGGTGATCCGGCGGACCAGATTCTGGCGACTGCGACGGAGATCGACGTCGAGACGATCGTCATGAGCGGTCGGAAACGGAGTCCGACCGGGAAAGCGTTGTTCGGGAGCGTCACACAGTCGGTACTGCTCGGTGCCGATCGACCGGTGACGGTAACGATGCGGGAGGGGTAG
- a CDS encoding mandelate racemase/muconate lactonizing enzyme family protein, producing the protein MKDFSNQISNRNADRDVEITDIQTSVVDGNFEWNLIKIETDAGVTGIGESYRGGGVPELVEYTKRFLIGENPLDVQRLYRRIIQEMSGHGGTTGKVITAASGIEIALWDVAGKILDLPVYQLLGGKFRDEVRIYCDCHAGEAYAVEDGYTEYADADAYSPEAYANEARRVVDMGFTALKFDLDLEMDNNPDPFNGRLSNGAIEHKRTIVEAVREEIGYDVDLAFDCHWDYSVESAKRLAHKLEVYDLMWLEDLIPPENMDAQTEVTKATKTPVATGENRFRVHELSDLIYDHGVDIVTPDPTTVGGLGETMRIADRAEENYMPMSPHNVCSPIGTMACVHLGAAIPNFDLLEYHALEVDWWNDLHTRDEALIQDGYIEVPEAPGLGIELDDAVAEEHRLEGTDGFE; encoded by the coding sequence ATGAAAGACTTCTCAAACCAGATATCGAACCGGAACGCGGATCGCGACGTCGAAATAACCGACATTCAGACCTCTGTTGTCGACGGCAACTTCGAATGGAACCTGATCAAGATCGAAACGGACGCCGGTGTGACGGGGATCGGCGAGTCCTATCGTGGCGGCGGCGTTCCCGAACTCGTCGAATACACGAAGCGGTTTCTAATCGGCGAGAACCCGCTCGACGTCCAGCGACTCTACAGGCGAATCATTCAGGAGATGTCCGGCCACGGCGGGACGACAGGCAAGGTCATTACCGCCGCATCGGGCATCGAGATCGCGCTGTGGGACGTCGCCGGGAAGATCCTCGACCTCCCGGTCTATCAACTCCTCGGCGGGAAGTTCCGCGACGAGGTTCGGATTTACTGTGACTGTCACGCGGGCGAGGCCTACGCCGTCGAGGATGGCTATACCGAGTACGCCGACGCCGACGCGTACTCACCCGAAGCGTACGCGAACGAAGCCCGCCGCGTCGTCGACATGGGCTTTACCGCGCTCAAGTTCGACCTCGACCTCGAGATGGACAACAATCCGGATCCGTTCAACGGTCGGCTCAGTAACGGCGCCATCGAACACAAGCGAACGATCGTCGAGGCCGTCCGCGAGGAAATCGGCTACGATGTCGATCTGGCGTTCGACTGTCACTGGGATTACTCGGTCGAGAGCGCCAAACGGCTCGCCCACAAACTCGAGGTGTACGATCTCATGTGGCTCGAGGACCTGATCCCGCCGGAGAACATGGACGCACAGACGGAGGTCACGAAGGCGACGAAGACCCCGGTCGCGACCGGTGAGAACCGGTTCCGGGTTCACGAACTCTCCGACTTGATCTACGACCACGGCGTGGATATCGTGACGCCGGATCCGACGACCGTCGGCGGACTCGGCGAAACGATGCGGATCGCGGACCGCGCCGAAGAGAACTACATGCCGATGTCGCCCCACAACGTCTGCAGTCCGATCGGGACGATGGCCTGCGTCCACCTCGGTGCCGCCATCCCGAACTTCGATCTCCTCGAGTATCACGCCCTCGAGGTCGACTGGTGGAACGACTTACACACCCGCGACGAGGCGCTCATTCAGGACGGCTACATCGAAGTGCCGGAGGCTCCCGGTCTCGGGATCGAACTGGACGACGCGGTCGCCGAGGAACACCGACTCGAGGGGACGGACGGCTTCGAATAG